From the uncultured Fibrobacter sp. genome, one window contains:
- a CDS encoding DUF1302 family protein: MSKFWWLAIGMAAATAFAQESPFQFNGFVDTYHAVQTKHPHDFTTSRTRLRAELRVDYENAYLFTSLNGVHNSILEDRTGVQLQEAYFNYQNDFLEIRAGRQIVVWGVADGLRVTDLISPVDYTEFMSSDYDDMRMAVDGFRIKYPGERANAEIVYVPVPRYFQMPLGEDNPWRPNLPEKAGLDFPEGPDAKFKNGDFGTRVSFFLSNLDFSISALHTHNQSPVSVVEPVSMDSVVIHGIHESMTMIGGDMSMPIGEFVLRAEIAEYFGEALGYANSLDYARKNTFNALGGIDWYAGDNWTFMVQYLHKYIADYSHNLAAEKNSSEMTFRISKELLNNTLKLSLYGVFDIDNLGYYGRASGDYAVTDQVMISLGYDHFGGKRGQLAGYDKNREIWAKAKYYF, encoded by the coding sequence ATGTCTAAATTCTGGTGGTTAGCGATCGGAATGGCGGCAGCGACCGCCTTCGCCCAAGAAAGTCCGTTTCAATTCAACGGGTTCGTGGATACGTATCATGCGGTGCAGACAAAGCATCCGCACGATTTTACAACGTCGCGGACGCGCCTGCGCGCAGAACTTCGCGTAGATTACGAGAACGCCTACTTGTTCACCAGCCTGAACGGCGTGCACAACAGCATTCTCGAAGACCGCACCGGAGTGCAGTTGCAAGAGGCGTATTTCAACTACCAGAACGACTTTCTTGAAATTCGCGCGGGCCGCCAGATTGTGGTGTGGGGCGTCGCCGATGGGCTTCGCGTCACCGACCTGATTTCGCCTGTAGACTACACCGAATTCATGTCGAGCGACTACGACGACATGCGCATGGCCGTTGACGGTTTTCGCATCAAGTACCCCGGCGAGCGCGCGAATGCCGAAATCGTTTACGTGCCCGTACCGCGATACTTCCAGATGCCCCTCGGCGAAGACAATCCCTGGCGTCCGAATCTGCCCGAGAAAGCGGGTCTCGATTTTCCTGAAGGCCCCGATGCCAAATTCAAGAACGGAGACTTCGGAACGCGAGTTTCGTTCTTCCTCTCGAATCTGGATTTCTCAATTTCGGCACTCCATACGCATAATCAGTCGCCCGTTTCTGTCGTAGAACCCGTCAGCATGGATTCTGTCGTCATTCACGGCATTCATGAATCGATGACGATGATCGGTGGCGACATGTCGATGCCTATCGGCGAATTCGTGCTGCGTGCCGAAATCGCAGAATACTTTGGCGAAGCACTCGGTTATGCCAACAGCCTCGATTACGCCCGCAAGAACACGTTCAATGCGCTCGGTGGTATCGACTGGTACGCCGGTGACAACTGGACTTTCATGGTGCAGTATTTGCACAAGTACATCGCCGACTATTCGCACAACTTGGCCGCCGAAAAGAATTCTTCTGAAATGACCTTCCGCATTTCAAAGGAACTGCTGAACAACACGCTCAAACTTTCGCTCTATGGCGTATTCGACATCGACAACCTCGGCTATTACGGCCGCGCCTCGGGCGACTACGCCGTTACCGACCAAGTCATGATTTCGCTCGGTTACGACCACTTTGGCGGCAAGCGCGGACAACTTGCCGGCTACGACAAGAACCGCGAAATCTGGGCGAAAGCGAAGTACTACTTCTAA
- a CDS encoding outer membrane lipoprotein-sorting protein — protein sequence MVCAETLTGRDIIQKVHDRPDGDTRSSELSMTLVNKSGSKRERKITSFAMDVGKDTKQIMFFRYPNDVKGTGFLTVDYDNINKDDDKWLYLPAMKKTRRISGKSSKTDYFMGSDFTYDDVGQRNIDEDTHTFVREEKVNGIDCWVVESVPKKGDEIFSKKISWIRKDCLIAAKVEYYDKLGKLHRLLKVENVVQVDGFWAIGKMTMENVQANHKTILEFGDIKFNIPVDAKTFTVPRLERGL from the coding sequence ATGGTGTGCGCAGAAACTTTAACCGGCCGCGACATTATACAGAAGGTACACGACCGCCCCGATGGCGACACGCGTAGTTCCGAACTTTCGATGACACTCGTAAACAAGAGCGGCAGCAAGCGCGAACGCAAGATCACCTCGTTTGCTATGGACGTGGGCAAGGACACCAAGCAGATTATGTTCTTCCGCTACCCCAACGACGTGAAGGGCACGGGATTCCTGACGGTCGATTACGACAACATCAACAAGGATGACGACAAGTGGCTTTACCTGCCCGCCATGAAAAAGACGCGCCGCATTAGCGGAAAGAGTTCCAAGACGGATTACTTCATGGGCTCCGACTTCACTTACGACGATGTGGGTCAGCGCAACATTGACGAAGACACGCATACATTCGTGCGCGAAGAAAAAGTCAATGGCATAGACTGCTGGGTTGTGGAATCCGTTCCGAAAAAGGGCGACGAAATTTTCTCGAAGAAAATTTCTTGGATCCGCAAGGATTGCCTGATTGCCGCCAAGGTGGAATACTACGACAAGCTTGGCAAACTGCACCGTTTGCTGAAGGTCGAAAACGTCGTGCAGGTGGATGGTTTCTGGGCCATTGGCAAGATGACCATGGAAAACGTGCAGGCCAACCACAAGACTATCCTCGAATTTGGCGACATCAAGTTCAACATTCCGGTTGACGCAAAGACATTCACCGTTCCGCGCTTGGAAAGAGGACTCTAG
- a CDS encoding MMPL family transporter has product MSLPKINIEKINERFGRFGEFLLGHRTILLVAFIVLLAVSVVGMKKIYVEASWDSYFIEGDPMLVETDKFKETFGNDYFVGVLVESDHSILTPDNLKLLRELSNELRDSLSYSDGKATSIADLEYMLGTEEGMEITQIVPEEIPTDEAGLAEIEKRLADKPELAKKLISTDRKQAFINIKLRPFPEDSVWKAEGEAKGEKAEAPDMKTGRETAAIIAKEKYAPLNPRATGMPYLSFEKMTYIGQEMGRIFIMTILCAIIVMFLVTRSLRGIVSPLITTFAGVIMTFGLVGYLGLYMDVTNIMVPVILAFAVSIAYNIHINSFFRKNMMLTGKRKDSVLYAMRETGWSVLFSGLTTIVALLSFLSVMLKPIRSVGILSSIAIAFILLVALTVSPILLSFGKDKKPNAKVLERGDTCMGIILDSIGKFVLGHGKPIAIVFAIVTAISVFGLTKIEPAFDVERTMGRKVEYVNKMLYVAESEIGSFYSYDMVIDFGTNDKAKEVENLKKLEQLQEHAGKYPLTKRSTSILDIVKDLDRTLNENRQDKYAIPETEEEVAQLLLLYENAGGSEASYWMDYDYRKLRLMIEISSYNSNELQKEIEDLQNFARKLYPDAKVTAVGNLPQFTAMQQYLEVGQMTSFLISVVIVAILLMIVFGSVRTGLIGMIPNIAPGIFVGGYLGLTNIPLDMMTATLIPMIIGLSVDDTIHFINHGHVEFDRNKDYRESILCVFRTAGPALVMTTIIMVATFAGFTTSKATQMFNFGFVVFIGLVSALLADLFVTPLLIKKFKIFGK; this is encoded by the coding sequence ATGAGCCTACCAAAGATCAACATTGAAAAAATCAACGAGCGATTCGGCCGTTTTGGCGAATTTTTGCTCGGTCACCGCACCATTTTGCTGGTGGCATTTATCGTTTTGCTCGCGGTTTCGGTCGTGGGCATGAAAAAAATCTACGTCGAGGCCTCGTGGGACAGCTACTTTATCGAGGGCGACCCGATGCTTGTCGAAACGGACAAGTTCAAGGAAACTTTCGGGAACGACTATTTCGTGGGCGTGCTGGTCGAAAGCGACCATTCCATCTTAACGCCGGACAACCTGAAGCTTTTGCGCGAGCTTTCGAACGAACTGCGCGACAGCCTCTCGTATTCCGACGGCAAGGCAACTTCGATTGCCGATTTGGAATACATGCTCGGCACCGAAGAGGGCATGGAAATCACGCAGATTGTGCCCGAAGAAATCCCGACAGACGAGGCGGGCCTCGCTGAAATCGAGAAGCGTCTGGCCGACAAGCCGGAACTGGCGAAGAAACTGATTTCAACAGACCGCAAGCAGGCATTCATCAACATCAAGCTGCGCCCCTTCCCCGAAGATTCCGTGTGGAAGGCCGAAGGCGAAGCGAAGGGTGAAAAGGCGGAAGCCCCCGACATGAAAACGGGTCGCGAAACGGCTGCAATCATCGCGAAGGAAAAGTATGCACCGCTGAATCCGCGCGCTACGGGCATGCCTTACTTGAGCTTCGAGAAGATGACTTACATCGGTCAGGAAATGGGCCGCATTTTCATCATGACCATTCTCTGCGCCATCATCGTGATGTTCCTCGTGACACGTTCGCTCCGCGGAATTGTCTCTCCGCTGATTACGACTTTTGCGGGTGTCATCATGACATTCGGCCTGGTGGGTTACCTTGGCCTTTACATGGACGTAACCAACATCATGGTGCCCGTGATTTTGGCCTTTGCCGTCTCGATTGCATACAACATTCACATCAATTCTTTCTTCCGCAAGAACATGATGCTTACGGGCAAGCGCAAGGATTCGGTGCTTTACGCGATGCGTGAAACGGGCTGGTCGGTGCTGTTCTCGGGCCTTACTACGATTGTCGCGTTGCTCAGTTTCCTTTCGGTGATGCTCAAGCCGATTCGCTCCGTGGGCATTCTCTCGTCGATTGCGATTGCGTTCATTTTGCTTGTGGCGCTGACGGTTTCGCCGATTCTCCTGAGTTTCGGTAAAGACAAGAAGCCGAACGCCAAGGTGCTTGAACGCGGCGACACGTGCATGGGAATCATTCTCGATTCTATCGGCAAATTCGTTCTCGGGCACGGCAAGCCGATTGCGATTGTATTCGCCATCGTAACTGCAATTTCTGTTTTCGGGCTCACCAAGATAGAACCCGCCTTTGACGTGGAACGCACCATGGGCCGCAAGGTCGAATACGTGAACAAGATGCTCTACGTGGCAGAATCCGAAATCGGAAGCTTCTACTCTTACGACATGGTGATTGACTTTGGTACAAACGACAAGGCCAAGGAAGTTGAGAACCTGAAAAAGTTAGAACAGTTGCAGGAACATGCCGGGAAGTACCCGCTCACCAAGCGCTCCACCTCCATTCTTGACATCGTCAAGGATTTGGACCGCACGCTGAACGAGAACCGTCAGGATAAATACGCCATTCCCGAAACGGAAGAAGAAGTCGCTCAGCTGCTTTTGCTCTACGAAAACGCGGGCGGCAGCGAAGCAAGCTACTGGATGGATTACGATTACAGGAAGCTCCGCCTGATGATTGAAATTTCAAGCTACAACTCCAACGAACTCCAGAAGGAAATCGAGGACTTGCAGAATTTCGCACGCAAGCTTTATCCGGACGCGAAGGTGACTGCCGTGGGTAACTTGCCGCAATTCACCGCCATGCAGCAGTACCTGGAAGTAGGCCAGATGACATCGTTCCTGATTTCTGTGGTGATTGTGGCGATTCTCTTGATGATTGTCTTCGGCAGTGTGCGCACGGGCCTTATCGGCATGATTCCGAACATTGCGCCGGGTATTTTCGTAGGCGGTTACCTCGGTCTTACCAACATTCCGCTTGATATGATGACCGCAACGCTCATCCCGATGATTATCGGTCTCTCGGTGGATGACACGATTCACTTTATCAACCACGGGCATGTGGAATTTGACCGCAACAAGGATTACCGCGAGTCCATTCTCTGCGTGTTCCGCACGGCGGGCCCGGCCCTCGTGATGACCACCATCATCATGGTGGCAACCTTCGCAGGCTTTACCACCTCGAAGGCAACGCAAATGTTCAACTTCGGTTTCGTGGTGTTTATCGGCCTTGTCTCGGCATTGCTCGCCGACCTGTTCGTAACACCGCTTTTGATCAAGAAATTCAAGATTTTTGGAAAATAG
- a CDS encoding FeoA family protein: protein MKNADFVDRLSLAEMGENRCGTVAQIEGDSRFISRIVSIGLTPGSAFTLLKNDGRSPVLVFCRDTVIAVNHKESSQIFVKVEL from the coding sequence ATGAAAAATGCTGATTTTGTTGACCGTTTGAGCCTCGCCGAAATGGGCGAGAATCGTTGCGGGACGGTCGCTCAGATCGAGGGCGATTCCCGCTTTATTTCAAGAATTGTTTCTATCGGGCTTACGCCGGGTTCTGCCTTTACACTCCTCAAGAATGACGGACGCTCGCCGGTGCTCGTTTTTTGCCGCGATACGGTTATTGCCGTCAATCATAAGGAAAGTTCACAGATTTTTGTCAAGGTGGAATTGTAA